The Myxococcus virescens genomic interval TGACGGTGTGCTTGCGCTGCCAGACGGAGTTCTCCCAGTCGGCGGCGGACACGTCCTTGAAGCCAGGAATCCGCCGCCAATCGGGCTCGATGAACTCCCGGCGGTGAGGATACGTAAAAGGCTGTTCAGCGGGGCCAGCCTCAGGCTTGGCCCGGATGGGCGTCGTTTGCATGGCGCATCACCTCTAAATTGCTCGCGGGCGAGGCGTCATAACGCGCCCATGCCCCACTTCGGTCAACAATCGAAGGGGGCATCGGATGCCCGCCTTCTCACTCGATGGGAACATTGACCAGCTTGGCTACATTGTCTTCCGTGATGTCGACCACCACGGGCTTGGTCGTCTTACCGTTGAGCTTGAACGAAATCTTCCGCTTGCCCACCGGTAGCATCAACGGACTGCCAAGTGTCACCGGTGTCTGGCGATTCGTCTTCTTCCCATCGACGTAGATGTCCGCGCCCGCCGGCTTTGTGCTGCAGGCGAACTTGCCCATCACCTTGGGGGCCCTCGGCGGCTTGGGGGCAGGTGGAGGCTTGGGCGCAGCCTGGGGCGGCGGCCGCACGTTGGCCACGGTGGGCTCGGGCTGCGGCTCCTTCGTCATCTCGAACGCGACTGTGACCTGCTGGCTGCTACCGTCGGCCTTGAACTCACCGGAGTACGGCTTGTAGCCCGCGAGCTTCGCGGTGAACGCGTAGGTCTTCCCCACCTCCAGGTTCGCCATGCGCGCGTCTGGAATCCGCCCCAGGCGCTCGCCATTCACGGCGATCTCCGCGCCGTCATCCCCCTTGAAGACAGCTGCGACCTGGACGGGCGCAGGAGCCGGGTCCGTGGCGGGAGGCGGCGTCTGCCCATTGTCGACAGGCGCGTTCTCAGGTGCCTCGTCGCCGCCCGGAGCCTCCGCGGGAGCGGCGGGCTCGGTGGTCCCCGCGGCAATGACGACGCCCGGGTTCGGCGGCGGTGCCACCGGCGGCTTGTTCTCGGGCGGCGGGGCCGCTTGCGGATCAGCTTCCAGCGGAAGCGAAACGACGATTCTGCTTCCGGCCACGACATCCACCGTCTTGGCCGCGCTCTGCTGACCCGGAGCGCTCGCGGTGACCCGGTACTGCCCTGCCGGGAGTGCCAGCAGCGTGTTGAGCTGGACCTCCTGGCCATTCAGCTGGATGCGCGCGGAAGGGTTGGACGGGGACACCATGAAGGTGACCTCGCCCGTGGACGGCCGGGTGGCCATCACCACGCCGACAACGAGCAACAGCACGATGGCCGCGGCGGCGGCGAACAGCACCGGCTTCGGCAGCGTCTTGAGGTTGAGCGCGGGCTTCCCCTTGGCGGGGACCTTCGTCTTCGCCTTCGCCTTCGCGGGCGCAGCGGCCTTCGCGGGCGCAGCGGCCTTCGCGGGAGGAGGCGCCTCCTCCGGGGGGAGGGGAACCGAGCCCGTCACCTCTTCCTCGGGCTCGTTCAGGTCATCGTGCGGGTAACCCTCGTCACCGTAGTCGTCCTGGGCGTCGTAGCCGGCGCCGCTGTCTTCCTCGGGCGGCTGCTCGTAGTCAGACGGATCCTCCTCGGGCTCGGGAGCGCGCTTTCCGCCCCGGCCGCGGCCCGCCACGGGTGCTGGCCTGCTGCCCGTCTCTTCGTCCAACGAGGGAGACGAGCCGCGCGAGCGCGTCGGCGGCGCGGACGGCGCGGGGCCGATCATCGTGGCGCCGGAGTAGGCCTCGCCTTCTTCGTTGCTGATGACGACCTGCGCCTTGGGGCCACTCTTGCCCTTGCGGGAGGACGTATCGGGCGCGGGGGCGCGCAAGGAGTTGTAGGAACCGGACGTCCCATGGTCCTGGATGGGGTTCTCCGTCCGGCCCGTGATGCTGTCGTCCACCACGACGCTGCTGTCGGCAACGCGGGTTTCGGGAGACATGAACGCATGCGAGGAGTCGACAATCTGCGTCTTGTCGCCCGCGCCGACGCCCATATCCTCGAGCTCCTCGGCAGTGGGAGGCGGGATGTAGTCCTGGACAGGCTGCGCCGGCGAGGTGGACGCACGGCCTGCGGGCGTTCCCGTCACCACCACGGCAGGAGGGGGCGCACGCCGCGCCGCCTGCCGGTTGAACCCGGGAGCCACCGTGATGCCCGAGGCCTCGATCTGGTCGGGGCGCTCGATACCGGCATAGCGCTCCATCTTCTCCGCCTCGCGGAGCATGTCCTCGGCGAACGCCTCCTTCATGTAACTGGAGAGGTGCTTGGACGAGTAGATGGCGTCACCGGCCAGGAGGAACCGCATCAGGTCCTCGGCCATGTCGGACGCCCACTGGTAGCGGTCCTCGGGTTCGCGAGTGAGCGCCTTGAGGACCACCTTCTCCAGCCCCTGCGGGATGCTCGGGTTGAACTCGCTGGGGAGCGGAACCTCCGCGTTGCGCACCTTCTCCAGGGTGGAGAAGTCCGACTCGCCGACGAAGAGCTTCTCGCCCGTGAGCATCTCGTACAGCAGCACGCCCACGGCGAAGATGTCGCTGCGCCGGTCGATGGGCATCCCCCGGACCTGCTCCGGGCTCATGTACCCGAACTTGCCCTTGAGGATGCCCGCCTGCGTCTTCTGCGAACGGTTCGCCGCCTTGGCGATACCGAAGTCGATGACCTTGACCTCACCCTCATAGGAAATGAGGATGTTCTGGGGCGACACGTCGCGGTGGATGATGTGGAGGTCCTGCCCGCGGGCGTCCTTCTTCCGATGCGCGTAGTCCAGGCCGTCGCAGATCTTGGAGGCGATGAACACCGCTTGGGCGGTGGGCATGATCTCCTTGCGACGCCGGTAGCGCTCCAACATGGTCCGGACGTCGCGTCCGGCGACGTACTCCATGGCGATGAAGTAGGTGTCGTCGTACTTCCCGAGTTCGTTGATGTGCACGACGTTGGCGTGGTTCAGCTGAACGCTGATCCGCGCCTCGTCGATGAACATCGTGATGAACTCTTCGTCCTCCGCCATCGTGGGGAGGATCTTCTTGATGGCCAGGATGCGCTCGAAGCCCTCGACGCCGAAGGCCTTCGCGATGAACACCTCCGCCATGCCGCCGACGTTGATGCGCTCGAGGAGCAGGTACTTCCCAAAGAGGGTCGGCTTCTTCATCTCGTGGAGCGGCCCGGCACCGGGAGGCGCGCACCGCGACAGGCGGTGCGCAGACCGGGCGGAAACCTGGACTCTAGTCGCAGCGCGGACGGCGAGTCAAACATGCACAGCAGCCTGAAACCCCAACGAATCCGGTAGCTTGAGCCCTCCGAGCACCATCCGGACCTCGCCACGGGAATGTCATG includes:
- a CDS encoding serine/threonine protein kinase, whose amino-acid sequence is MKKPTLFGKYLLLERINVGGMAEVFIAKAFGVEGFERILAIKKILPTMAEDEEFITMFIDEARISVQLNHANVVHINELGKYDDTYFIAMEYVAGRDVRTMLERYRRRKEIMPTAQAVFIASKICDGLDYAHRKKDARGQDLHIIHRDVSPQNILISYEGEVKVIDFGIAKAANRSQKTQAGILKGKFGYMSPEQVRGMPIDRRSDIFAVGVLLYEMLTGEKLFVGESDFSTLEKVRNAEVPLPSEFNPSIPQGLEKVVLKALTREPEDRYQWASDMAEDLMRFLLAGDAIYSSKHLSSYMKEAFAEDMLREAEKMERYAGIERPDQIEASGITVAPGFNRQAARRAPPPAVVVTGTPAGRASTSPAQPVQDYIPPPTAEELEDMGVGAGDKTQIVDSSHAFMSPETRVADSSVVVDDSITGRTENPIQDHGTSGSYNSLRAPAPDTSSRKGKSGPKAQVVISNEEGEAYSGATMIGPAPSAPPTRSRGSSPSLDEETGSRPAPVAGRGRGGKRAPEPEEDPSDYEQPPEEDSGAGYDAQDDYGDEGYPHDDLNEPEEEVTGSVPLPPEEAPPPAKAAAPAKAAAPAKAKAKTKVPAKGKPALNLKTLPKPVLFAAAAAIVLLLVVGVVMATRPSTGEVTFMVSPSNPSARIQLNGQEVQLNTLLALPAGQYRVTASAPGQQSAAKTVDVVAGSRIVVSLPLEADPQAAPPPENKPPVAPPPNPGVVIAAGTTEPAAPAEAPGGDEAPENAPVDNGQTPPPATDPAPAPVQVAAVFKGDDGAEIAVNGERLGRIPDARMANLEVGKTYAFTAKLAGYKPYSGEFKADGSSQQVTVAFEMTKEPQPEPTVANVRPPPQAAPKPPPAPKPPRAPKVMGKFACSTKPAGADIYVDGKKTNRQTPVTLGSPLMLPVGKRKISFKLNGKTTKPVVVDITEDNVAKLVNVPIE